From Vibrio splendidus, a single genomic window includes:
- the hutU gene encoding urocanate hydratase, translating to MTEHHNSDPRLDTTREIRAPHGTTLRAKSWLTEAPLRMLMNNLDPDVAEHPHALVVYGGIGRAARDWKCYDKIVEVLERLEDDQTLLVQSGKPVGVFPTHKNAPRVLIANSNLVPHWANWEHFNELDKEGLMMYGQMTAGSWIYIGSQGIVQGTYETFVAIAKKHFQGEANGKWVLTGGLGGMGGAQPLAATMAGFSMIAVECDESRIDYRLRTGYVDKKATSIDEAMAMIKESDTPISVGLLGNAADVFPELVERNITPDVVTDQTSAHDPLNGYLPQGWTMEKAAQERLVDEAKVVKAAKQSMAIQVQAMLDLQYRGAATVDYGNNIRQMALEEGVENAFDFPGFVPAYIRPLFCEGVGPFRWAALSGDPEDIYKTDQKVKELIPDNPHLHNWLDMARERIQFQGLPARICWVGLKDRERLGQAFNEMVKNGELKAPVVIGRDHLDSGSVASPNRETEGMMDGSDAVSDWPLLNALLNTAGGATWVSLHHGGGVGMGFSQHSGMVICCDGSEDASQRIARVLHNDPATGVMRHADAGYDIAKQCAKEQKLDLPMLNEELRRL from the coding sequence ATGACGGAACACCACAACAGTGACCCTCGTCTCGACACGACTCGCGAAATTCGCGCACCTCATGGCACCACTTTGCGCGCTAAATCTTGGTTAACAGAAGCACCACTGCGTATGCTGATGAACAACCTAGACCCTGATGTGGCAGAACACCCACATGCACTGGTTGTGTATGGCGGTATTGGTCGCGCTGCGCGCGATTGGAAATGTTATGACAAGATTGTCGAAGTATTAGAACGTTTAGAAGACGATCAAACGTTACTTGTTCAATCTGGTAAACCTGTAGGTGTGTTCCCAACTCACAAGAATGCACCTCGCGTACTGATTGCGAACTCTAACCTTGTTCCGCACTGGGCAAATTGGGAACACTTCAACGAGCTCGATAAAGAAGGCTTGATGATGTACGGCCAAATGACAGCAGGCAGCTGGATCTACATTGGCTCTCAAGGCATCGTTCAAGGTACTTATGAAACGTTTGTCGCTATCGCGAAGAAGCACTTCCAAGGCGAAGCAAACGGCAAGTGGGTTCTAACGGGTGGTCTTGGCGGTATGGGTGGTGCTCAACCTCTCGCGGCAACAATGGCAGGCTTCTCGATGATCGCTGTTGAATGTGATGAATCACGGATCGACTATCGCTTACGTACTGGTTATGTAGACAAAAAAGCCACCAGCATAGATGAAGCCATGGCAATGATTAAAGAATCAGACACGCCAATCTCTGTTGGCCTATTAGGCAACGCTGCTGATGTATTCCCAGAGTTAGTTGAACGCAATATCACCCCTGACGTAGTGACAGACCAAACCTCTGCCCACGATCCGCTGAACGGCTACTTGCCTCAAGGTTGGACGATGGAGAAAGCAGCACAAGAACGTTTAGTTGATGAAGCGAAAGTAGTGAAAGCCGCTAAACAATCTATGGCTATTCAAGTTCAAGCTATGCTGGATCTTCAGTACCGTGGTGCTGCGACTGTAGATTACGGTAATAACATTCGCCAAATGGCATTGGAAGAAGGTGTGGAGAATGCATTTGATTTCCCAGGTTTCGTTCCCGCATATATACGACCTTTATTTTGTGAAGGCGTCGGTCCGTTCCGTTGGGCTGCCCTTTCTGGCGACCCAGAAGACATCTACAAAACAGACCAAAAAGTAAAAGAACTGATTCCAGACAACCCACATTTGCACAACTGGTTAGATATGGCGCGTGAACGCATTCAGTTCCAAGGCTTACCAGCGCGTATCTGTTGGGTTGGCTTGAAAGATCGTGAACGTTTAGGCCAAGCATTCAATGAAATGGTTAAAAATGGCGAACTAAAAGCACCAGTTGTTATCGGTCGTGACCACCTAGATTCAGGTTCAGTGGCAAGCCCAAACCGTGAAACAGAAGGCATGATGGATGGCTCAGATGCCGTTTCAGATTGGCCTCTATTGAACGCTCTGCTGAATACTGCAGGCGGCGCAACATGGGTTTCTCTGCACCATGGTGGCGGCGTTGGCATGGGCTTCTCACAACACTCAGGTATGGTGATTTGTTGTGACGGCAGTGAAGATGCATCACAGCGTATTGCTCG